In Yarrowia lipolytica chromosome 1F, complete sequence, a genomic segment contains:
- a CDS encoding uncharacterized protein (Compare to YALI0F11297g, similar to uniprot|P53045 Saccharomyces cerevisiae YGR060w and DEHA0A12661g Debaryomyces hansenii): MSSILESINSTVTPAASYIGTYAKLSDAHADTLNIVERVWASYFVWWGNDLIACGIFIFLLHEILYFGRCVPWMILDQIPYFHKWKIQGEAKVPSVAEQWECMKSVLISHFMVEAIPIWGFYPVCKYAGISIDVPFPSWMKICAHLALFFVLEDTWHYWLHRGLHYGPFYKHIHKQHHRYAAPFGLTAEYAHPVEVALLGVGTVGIPIAWVMLTGDLHLFTVSVWIALRLFQAIDAHSGYEFPVSLHHFLPIWAGADHHDDHHRYFTGNYASSFRWWDFVLDTEAGPAAKAERQQRLAAKAAKKAKKQQ; encoded by the coding sequence ATGTCTTCGATTCTCGAGAGCATCAACTCCACCGTCACCCCCGCGGCCTCCTACATCGGCACCTACGCCAAGCTGTCCGACGCCCACGCCGACACCCTCAACATTGTCGAGCGGGTGTGGGCATCATACTTTGTGTGGTGGGGCAATGATCTCATTGCTTGCGGCATCTTCATTTTCCTGCTGCACGAGATTCTCTACTTTGGCCGGTGCGTGCCCTGGATGATCCTCGACCAGATCCCCTACTTTCACAAGTGGAAGATCCAGGGCGAGGCCAAGGTGCCCTCTGTGGCCGAGCAGTGGGAGTGCATGAAGTCCGTGCTCATCTCGCACTTTATGGTCGAGGCCATCCCCATCTGGGGCTTCTACCCCGTCTGCAAGTACGCCGGAATTTCCATCGACGTGCCCTTCCCCTCCTGGATGAAGATCTGTGCCCATCTCGCCCTATTTTTTGTGCTGGAGGATACCTGGCACTACTGGCTGCACCGAGGCCTTCACTACGGTCCCTTCTACAAGCACATCCACAAGCAGCACCACCGATACGCCGCTCCCTTTGGTTTGACTGCCGAGTACGCTCACCCCGTTGAGGTGGCTTTGCTTGGTGTCGGAACTGTGGGCATCCCCATTGCCTGGGTCATGCTAACCGGTgatctccatctcttcaCCGTGTCTGTGTGGATCGCCCTGCGACTCTTCCAGGCCATCGACGCCCATTCTGGCTATGAGTTCCCCGTGTCTCTGCATCACTTCTTGCCCATCTGGGCCGGTGCCGACCACCACGATGACCACCATCGATACTTCACCGGCAACTACGCCTCGTCGTTCCGATGGTGGGACTTTGTGCTCGACACCGAGGCCGGTCCCgccgccaaggccgagcgacagcagcgacttgccgccaaggctgctaagaaggccaagaagcagcagtAA
- a CDS encoding uncharacterized protein (Compare to YALI0F11275g, similar to uniprot|Q9P457 Candida albicans Cu- binding metallothionein): protein MAASTCCKKSNSCVCAIEATCSCGKMPAQHCDCSKAAVENVKPTDACSCGMRQASQCTCSRKNEENAGLMEGEVDFTNLK from the coding sequence ATGGCCGCCTCTACCTGCTGCAAGAAGTCCAACTCCTGTGTCTGTGCTATCGAAGCCACCTGCTCTTGTGGTAAGATGCCCGCTCAGCACTGCGACTGCTCCAAGGCTGCCGTCGAGAACGTCAAGCCCACTGACGCCTGCTCCTGCGGCATGCGACAGGCCTCTCAGTGCACCTGCTCCCGAAAGAACGAGGAGAACGCCGGTCTGATGGAGGGCGAGGTTGACTTCACCAACCTGAAATAA